GTGGCTCCGAGTGGCTGGGGACAATATCACTGGTTTAACATAGCACCCGAcctgtccagcagcagcaggttGGTATGAAATAACACCGGAGTTTGGGCATACGGTCAAGACCACTTAAACATCAACTTAACAGGTGTTCCAGGAAAGCAGGGAGAATAGCAGGGCCTTTGCTCTTCTACGGCAGTATCAAGCCCTAACCGCGTCTACCCCTATATTAGACAGTGAGGCACCGAAGCCACAGAATAACCAAAGTTAGTTAGACATTAACGTACATCTCAAGTCGGTTAAGAGAAATTATCTATGAATGAGAAGCATCCATTACCGAGGGTTCTCGATTGTCGATTCTCATGAAGCTATGTCCAAAAGTATGGAAATCCAGACAAGTGCGCTAGGAATCTCGGTTTGGGTGCGTGGTGAATGTGTTGCTGATATTCACCTACGCAACATAGGCCATGTTACTTGATCATATAAAACGAAGTCAGACTTTAAAGGTACCAGGGGTAGACACAAGAGGTATTTGAAGGCTGGAGGCTCTGATTATACCCTGCCTCCGAAAGACTGCCAGCTGCACTGCAGTAGTCACGCATTGCCCAATCCCATATTGCTCGAAGGATCCAGGATACACCAAGTCCCTCGATAAGAACGAGGTGGAAAGAAACGCGATTATGCATTGATTCGCCGAGAAGCCATATACTTCCAGGGGTCGTGGCTGGTGGAAACCTTGAAAGATCATGGAACTCTCTTCCCACACTTCTGGAGGCCTTTGCTACTAATATTGCGACAGCTGACTCTCGTCAAGTGTATGCTTTGAGCTTTCTTATCGATCAGTACAAATCGTTTGTTTGCATGCTCCGTTGAAGCTGTGACAGATTATTCATAAAGGCATTCTCATCAATGCTAATCCCCACCGGCTatgacggcgatggcgattATGTGGCACTTTCTCCACAGCGAAGACATAGAATATCAAAAGCTATCAAACAATGGTCAAGGGAGAGGGCTTCGAATTACTTCCAGGAAGAGCCTTCAGGGCTGGGACTTCAAAGACATAGCAgcgagggtggtgaggacCATCCTGAGCTGGCACAGGTTCTTCTACCGCTGCATATGCGTGGGATGGTTAACCGAAACTCCCTTCCTCCAGTTGTAGGAGATTCTCGGGCTGTTGTCTTTGGCCATAAGGACGCTGGATGGGTGTGGGACGACTTTGGTGATCCCGCAAAAGGAGAACTACCTGATTACGAAGAACAGTCGGATGGTGAAGATCCTTTGGACAGCGACGTTGGTCAAAGTACTGTTCCCTCTTTGGAAGCAGTGGATGAATTAGAAAGTGGTTCATTGTCGAGTAACGATGACAGCCTCTAACGCTACATCCGCCTCATCTGCGggaagcccaagcccaaggtGACTAACGGGCTGAGACTGAGAGGTATGGAGAGTGGAGACTCACAAGGAAATGACTTGAGAACAATTAAACAAACAAGAAAGTCTTTACGCTAGTCCAATGAAAATTTCCCGATCTATCCGAGTGCCGGGTCCGCACCGCAAGCCATCAGGGTACGGTGGCGCTGCGGGTCCGGAAGAAATTTTCAGGCGGAGGGTCGAAGTCACGAAGCGACCAAGACCCTCGCCCGGACGACCGACGCCGTATCCCGAAAAGAGCCTCGGATGGGGAAGCTGGTTGAACTCCGTTGTCCGTAGGGCGAAATGGACCCACGGTTCAGCTTTGCCGGGCCTCCTTCACGAGGAAAACGGCGGGCATCGGAAGTTTGATGCCGGTTTACCGATTATACATGCATTGCTTATGAGTCAGGTCGGTTAGTTGAATCGAGGATGAATTAATGTTATCAGTTGGGCTTAATGAAAGACATCGTAAATACCGGAGTACTATGCGTGCAAACTATATCACGTATTTTGAACTGTTGGCTGAGGGTTCAGCTAGTTTGAACCATCAGTCTTGACTTCAGAGTAGACTCGAGCACGTCAACGCCTATTAGTGAGAATAAAGTAATAACGGAGATAGAATAAGGCCGCTGACAACAATGTGATTCTTGGGTTATGTTGTTCTAGATCCATGTCATGTCATGATGCTGATGTCATCGGGTAGCGTGGATATTAGAAATCGGAAATACGAAACGAGAACCCTGAAGACTCAGGTCAAGTCTGGGGATATCCATGGATGACAGCTAATAACGTCCCGGCTGCATCATTAATAATCATTTTTGTCAGCAACGCACTGACAACCCCCAGATTTGGCAGAACCTCAGAGTAAGCAACGAACAGCTTTCCGAAATGGGTATACGAGTAGTCAGTATACGACCCAGGGAAGAGGATCGCACGTGTTCCTAAGGCTGACCCGGCTAAACGAATACGACGTATCCACGGAAATTGTCTCGAGTATAATTTAGCTATGCTTACTGATGTATTTGTTATCTTCATCCGGGTGGCAAaggatggagatgcagaAACATTGTCCAAGATACCCAAGAGGACTGCCACCGGGGTGGATCTTAGGGATGATGACAGCTATTACGATATCTGTAACAAGGAAATACACGAGAAACCAACGGTTGACTGACAGGCCGACACGTTTGCGAGGCGCAAGCGCTGGGCCGCTGGAAACACTGGGCACACTGGGCAGTGCGGCTCCTCCGCATCTAGGCCCCCAGGCCAGAGGCAGTGTCGATATTCATGATGTGAATGGGGGAGAGATCGTAAACGTGGAAGCCTGGAATCCTCGGCACCCGTCAGGTTGGCGTACATAAGGTCCACGTATCCTTGAATAGTATTCATGTTGCCTTGAACAAGATGATCGACTATCTCGGTTGTCGTATTCGTTTCGACGCTGCGCTTTGCAACGATTAGACGAGGCGCGGCCATGGGCACTGCCCGGCAACGTCCTTGGCCGCGAGTCCGCGACTGGAACTGAGAGCCAAGTCCTGCTGAAGACACTTGGCTTCGTCACATCCTCTGATCAGCCATCATTGTTAGGTTGAGCGGTCGTAATTTAGTCAGCGGATGAATGCAAGCCAGTGTTTGAGGGGTTCTAACGCGAGTATCAAGGAGAGTTCCAGACTTGGGTCGCTCTGTTTGACAGGATTGCATGCATAACCTGGAGCTCCGAACGGACAATCGGCGACTGGAGATAACGCGATAACCACGAATTATGCGATTCGAGTCATCCGGGGAAGCTGAATAATGATGAGTATGGATGATGCTCGGAAGCTTCTCGTCCAGTTTGTCAGTTTGTCAGGCTGCCCGGAGATTACCAAGCGTAAATTACGGAAATACCAGCATCCGCGCCTTCCTGTTTTGCTGAATTATCCACTGGGCTGCGGTTTCCCTAACAGGCGTAGTGTCGCGACAACGTCCATGAGTCACGCTTTCGCAGCTTCTGGTTGGGCCCAACAGAGAGGCGGTGACCTCGGGAATGTCAATCCTCACCCTTGGCTCCGCTGATCGGATCCACGGAGCGCACTCGATTGAATTCTTATGCCTGCCCGGCGTGCAAATCTATCCGGTCGGACTTTACGGCGGAGTTGATGGGCCCGTACCAAAGAAAAGCACCGGAAAggagaaaaataataatggaaAAAAGGAAACTAGCGTGCCTAGTCTCGGCGATACGATTATGAATCAGAATACAAAGGCTAGTAAAACGcgaaaaaaaagtaaaaggaaaagggaatTAAAGTGGCCCCCTGCTGGATATATCATATGGAAACGATCCCCTTCAATCCATTTTCCAGACCTCTCTGATCgatctcttctcttcaccgACTCCCTGCAAACCAACCGACTCCTACCTAACGAGGATACCTCAGACATCCACGTACATTTGCATCAGCCACCAGACGCTCGATCGCATACACCAGCCTGTCGGTGACCACCAAGTATCCGCCTCGGAATTACGCTACCAGAAAGCCCGAATCCTTGCCCAGACACTTGCAAGGGTCCCTTAATATTATTGCTCGTATCAGGGAGATAAGGCTGTCAGCCTCTTGATACACCGCCTCCTGTGCCCAGCCACGATTGGACAGCGGCTCACCGGCTGGAGAACATTCAGTGCTGCCTGAGTCACAGGCTGAGATCATTAACACATCAGGCCGCCCCCAGGCCCTCAGCATGTCTTCAACACTTTCTCCGCTTACTTCtacctctccatcccctccgcctgcttcctccttcacATCATACTTCGACTCTCTCACGCGGAAGCGCCAACAGAAAAAAATGAGCATCACCCAAACATACTACCTCGCCCACACGGCCCGCCGGAAGCTTACTCGGGAAGCCTCCCGAGCGGACCATGACTTGCGCCTGCTCGTCGGCCACGCAAACCTCCTCGACACTCTTATGGTAGATCTGGCCGACGctgaacaagaacaagagcGCTGGTTCAATCAAACTGTCAGCGGCGCCACCAAGGGTTCCTACCGCCCTGAACACCAGCACATCCAATGGGCGGAAACAGTCGTCGAAGAGCCCGAGGAGGATTGGGACCCAGAGGACCTATCCGACGAAGACTCAGACCttagcgaggaggaagactcGGACTTTGAGGATGACTACACACCTATTCGACGACGAGCACCATCACCAGCCGCCGTTATCACCGAGaccgagctggaggaagactACGACTCGTCCGACTCTGACTCCGACTCTGAATTTGAATACGATGACGCTGAGGATCTCGATGAACTTGCTTTGACTCGATCACCATCGCGACAAACACCTCCAGAGCTGTCgcacgacgaggacgaggaatcCGAGGATGACAGCATGCCTCCGTCACCACCACAGCCGGTCCTCGAGACCTTTGACGAGAAGCAAGCTCATACCACCGAGATCGCACTCTCCGACTCAGACTTCGAACATCGGTATTATGTACCGCAAGCGCAGCAACCGATGATTGAAGCATGTTGAGCATGCCATTCACCACTACTCCgctagtatataataatacatGATACCCTGACGATTTGATGTTCTGAGCATTTCAGCATGAAGCAGCGACGCTTTGCACAAAAGGCCATTTTGGGTTATGGATTGGGATTGCATACAACAGATGCATGCATGCATTGTTAGGCGTTATTTACTTGTTTACTTGTTGGGCACTACTCTTCTCATGTTGATTTCTACACGAAGTATATAGCATCTACTACTAGTACTGGTACCAGAAATTGGTATTAGACAAATAAACAACTACATACACATCATACACATCATACACATCATACACATCATACACATCAACTCTTCTCCAGTAGCAGTAGCACATGCGAAGACAAACTGACCCCATCACGATGCGGTCAACGAAACCCAGCCAACCCGGCACGCGGCTGTCGATCCCACACCGCTTGATCCTCCACGAACCAGGATGCCCGACAGATCACATGGATCGTCCCCGCGGACTTGTCTAGCCGGAGTCTCCGTCCGGGCTGTTGAGAAATGAGAAATCCTGATCCGAGACCCCGACACTGGACAGCAGGAACGATCACTAGCCAGCTCATCTGATCCGGTCGGGTCcatctctcccctcctcaaccccctcAGCCCAACCCAACTCAAGGGCCCATGCAGGCGCACGATTTGTCCATGCGCTGCATCTGTCAGACTCAACTCGTCGAATTGTTCCCTGGCGGATCGACGCGCTCGGAGGTCTCGGCTCGTAGCCTCGCACGCAATGCGCATCTCTCCTTGCCAGCGGCCTCGGAGGTTGGACTCGTCCTCGAGTCTCACTCTCGCTGGATTTATTTGATAAGATcagatgagatgagatggataGCCGGCTCTGCTGTCTCCGCCATACCCGACCGTGCACACTCTATCAGAGTAATTGCCGTTTTGGGTAACTTGCAATTGTGCCCTAACTCGACTTCTCACTAGCCAACCTTATGTATCCGTAGTCCGTCTCCGTACCTTGACACCCGTCATTGCTCAAACTTTAGAGAGCTGGAGGACTGGTCGGAATTCAGGTTTAGGTAGGTGAGGCGGTTGACAGGTCCGTGTCACCATGCAGTAGGCTATAGCGGCAATGGGGTTTCATGCAGTTACGACCTGGGAATGGGATCCCTCCCgtgctctttgcttttgtttcccCAACCCATCATGCGGGGATTGGGGCGGTTACATAATGGATTTGCTGCTCTGTTGTTGAGTGTGAAGCAGGGATCTAGCGGGGACGGGCATTActtcccctccccttctctcctctcctcccagTATCTCCTCGGGAGCATGGCCGAATACGGATGCTTCTCACTGAGAATCGTAGCGCTCATCGCAGTGCTCGGTCTCTTACTCGTATTTGGAGGACCATTTCAGGATTACGTCAAAGATGACTACTCCCGTCTGAGCCGTCTTAGCTCCCTGATCCCTGCTGTCAATCACGTAGGATTGGAAGTTATGCCGAGATTCCGGGCATAAGTTTCGTGCTGACTTTGAGTGCGCTCGAGGCCTGAGAGGGGTTGGACTTGGCGCTTCCAAGGCTGACACTTGACACTGACACCCATGCCTTGGACATGAGCCGAGTAAATAATACTGAGCATTAATGAAAATTATGTTCCTTTAAAATAGATCAATTTGTTTTAATTTCCCTGGAATTCTTTCCCGTTCAGACAAGAAGAACTAGTATATTCTAAACTGCACCACTTAGTatgagttagggcttgtaGCACTACAACCCTACGAGTAGTTGCGCATGAAGTACCTAAATATCCTCAATCACTCCATGCATTGTGCAAGCAGTTGCAAACCAAAAAGCTTGAGCCTTTTCTGGGGCTTCCTTTATCTAGCGGATAAGGATCCGAACTGCTATCCAAATACCAGGCCGGGCGATGTTCGGTCAGGCCCAGAGATGAGATCTATACTCGATGCCTGTTTTCCGTAATACTGTACTCTAAGATAGCTAATGTAGTCCAACGACGCAGGGAACACCCGTGCCTAGTTATAGTGCCTGGAATGTGCATTGTCCAGCCTCCTTAGAGCCTCACCACCTGAAACAGCGGTTCTACGTATTGACCAGAAATTGAGGAATAAAACTACCTAATTGCCAGAATCCCTCGTCTGATTTCAGTGCCCAACGTGACTGACTACAGAGGGCAGGACAACGAGCTCCAGCCGCCGTCAGCTCAGACGGGAACCAGGCCCAGCCCGCGTACGAACCCTTCAATTCACAGCAGAGTCTCGTCCAGAGCAAGCCGGAGTGGCCACGCGCTCCCCAGTAACTGGTCAGTAACGCACGTTCGGATGTGTTTTCCACTTCTTTGGATATCACTCTCACCGGCTTtttcatcgccttcggtACATTTTTCTCGCCATTCTGTCTCCATTTTGTCATCCAGGGCTCACACCTGTGCTATAATCTAGTGCTCGCAGGGCTCGCGATACATCTTGATGGAGTCGAGGTATCCCACTATGGCGACCGCGTTATCCAAGCTAGTCGGCTGGGTCCCTCTATCTTCCCTACGGTGTTTGCGGCAATTGTAGGGAATTTGATGCGATATTTTGCCTTATGGAACTGAATTCTAGTATAGCTCTGAAGTTACCAGTTGACGAATGCGCTATCAGGTTCTGGAGCAGCTAAATAGGCCCATTGTTAAGTACCACAGCATCACCAACAGATAGTTATATTGACGGAGATGAGGGGATCACTCGTGTTTCCTCGTCAGACCCCGTTAATCTCGAAATTACATTTCATCGAGAAACGAACTTTTCCAACAGCACTGCCGGCACTACTTCCAGGGCCATCACAATCTACCCGACGAATTTCGGCTGGGTGTCGGGATTCATCTTGGTATGTATCGTCCATGACAAAGGACAACCCGTATACACCTTTTCCTCGCGGAGCTAGCGTTGCCTCTGGTCCGGAACGTGCACGGATTCTGAGATATGGAGATACAGTTGAAAAAACGGAAAAGGTGCTCAATTGGAGACGCCAATGAATGATATACTTCCTTCGCAGACCAGTAATCCTGGCGGTGGCGAGGTTATCCTTCTATCAGTTAGACCGGTCCGCAATTCCTATAGCAGCAGATCTTGACAAGAAAATGTTGTTTAATGAGATCATGAGAATCTTTACGTTCAGCTTTAAATTATAGACATGACATGTGCAAACATAAACATTTTAAAGCTAAGTGGTGGTGATATATATGCTCTACACTGGACTGAACTGTACAGTCCACCTCAGCCAGTTTCACTGGCCCACTTTCTGATATTTTACTAAGTACCCGATATACTTGGCACCTTCCTATCCTATGTAGTCGGAGGGAGTTGGCAGCAGTTTCCTATAGTCGCGGGATTCCATTCTCGCTGTGTAGGGAAGGTGCAATGGAACAGGGCGGTTGCACTTTCCTCATAATCGAACTGccatcgcgccttcctaaaggaaagaaaaatgTATCTGCTCTTCTATAGGGTAAGTGCGATGGGACCCTCCAGCCTAGCAAGATCGTTCCTTCCTATCGTAGGTCTGTACCTTCCTGCCCCATTGAACAACCTGGGCTTTCTATCGTGCCTTCCTGAAAGAGTATACTCGGCCCCTTATCCTTTGTAGGGTAGGTGCGATGGAGAGCATCAGGTCCTGAAGCTGGGAGACATTGCGTCTGAGGAGATTCTAGACTTCTCTCAAGGCCTCAAGAAAGCAGCCTTGTGTTATTCTGAAACACCGGGCTGCACTGCCAACTGCTAAAAAACCCGCCAAGCGACCTTTTAACATTGACAACCCCCAGGAAAGCTTCTGCAGATAAGAAACATCAGATTTTCCGGGATGGAAATAGTGCTGATACTTATGTATCTCGTATCCGGATCTGATGCGGAGCACACGGTGTTTGCCTGCACTGGACGGAGTAATCTGAATGCGCTTGCTTGTGAAGAATCAGAAGTGGTGTTGTGGCGGTGCCTGTACCCTGGGGAATCCTGGTAAACGTGGCATggattatattaatattaatgtGTCTACTCTGCGTGTGGGGTGCTCCGGACCGGACCCTGCAGGTGAAGGTAGACTCCAGACTCAGAATTATCCCGGAAGTTATGGGGAACGGGGAATGGTCTGACACTGGTCTCTAGGACTATTGCGATTTATGGAGAGGACATGATCCTGTAATAAGTAATAACCCAAGAGAAGCGCCACAGACCTTGATTATATCTGAAGAAATCCTTCAAGGAACAGCGTCTCGACTCCCGAGTCATGGCAAGCGCCACACTCCGTGGAGTTACATCCTCTACACCTCCACCGGTAATCCGAAGCAGGGCAAATCCCGAGGCATTTCATCGTTGGTCACGGTAAACCAAACACAGCGAGATATATTGCTACAGCTTGGCAAATCCAACCAGCGAGTGCCTGGCCCAATTTATCTGGCGGCTGCTCCATCCGTCACGTCCATGCCTTGATGGTCTGCCCTTCAATTGGAGGGAACTTGGTCGAAAGCTGTGCTGGCCAAGACTGGGCTGTTCCCTGTGAATATTTCCTCGTGATTGCAGAAAGTGGATGTCTTGATTCTCTCCTTTTCATTGATCCACCAATGGCCCGCAAACTACTGGAGGTGTATCGGAAGGAAGTATAAGAATGCTTTCGAGCCCTTTGATCGACATGCTCGCGCAATCAGATTGCCCCGGCTGATCGATCAGCAGTTTCATCTTCGCAACCATGTTGTCTAAGATTGCCCTAGCTTCTTCTATGATCCCCGTTGCTCTAGCCTGTCTAGGCTACGAGGGGGGTCTCCCACAGCATACCGCCCACCACTCAAACAGCGCCCCGATCGAGATTGCTGCTGGTCAAACTTTTGATGCTGGCTGGGCCAAGTATGACCGTGGTTCCGGCGCATGCACTAGCGGTGAAGGTGGAAATGATGATgctgtcttcatcctccgATCTGGTGCAACTCTGAAGAACGTCATCATTGGAAAAGACCAGAAGGAGGGGGTTCACTGCGAGGGCCCCTGCACTTTGGAGTTCGTTTGGTTTGAGGACGTTTGTGAGGATGCTATCACCGTTGTAAGGCTTTCCCCCTTATCCTGCTACTACGGATTTCTCTGATTCTTTTGCAGCGAGGAGACTCTGCCGGACAAGAGTCCTGGATCATTGGCGGTGGTGCTTACCACGCCAGCGACAAGGTTGTCCAGCACAATGGCTGTGGTACTGTGAATGTATGTACTCTCACTTGTCCAGTGGAGTTGGCCAGCCCTAACCAATACCTTTTCAAGATAATCAACTTCTACGCCGAAGACTACGGCAAGGTCTACCGCTCCTGCGGCAACTGCAGCTCCCAGTGCAAGCGCAATGTCTACGTTGAGGGCACTACCGCATACAACGGTGGTGAAATTGTCGGCATCAACCTGAACTATGGGGACACCGCTACCTTGAAAAACGTCTGCACCGACGCCGACCACCCTTGCGTCTTCTATGATGGCTGCAGCAACAGCTGTGAGCCGCAGAAAGTCGGATACTGCTCTGGTTAAACGCTGGCAATCATTTGTCTGCTCAGAGTGGAGGGACCGGGTGGAATATTACCGGTTGTATGGATACTAGTTTCTCTATCCTTGACCGTATTCAGTTTTGAAGCGACCGGCAAAATACCATTCTATTTTAATCCATGATACGAGGAAAAATAGACTCACGTGCGCAATAGCCGCAATAGCTGAAATCTGTTGGCTGATGGCTGATGACTGACGGCGAAATCGCGGGGAATGTCACATTGCATCAGAGCCAACGGTGCTGCATAGTGTTAATGTAGGCATGGGAGGGGCTTAACATTAGTCGTCAGCAAGACTCGCGTGCCCGGGGAAGCGTAGGGTAATCCAGCCATGTTTAATCCGTTTGGATCGCGTGGCgagggaggatgatggtttAGGCGCCCGTGTAACATGCGTTACCTGTTAGACACATTGGCGGGTTAtgggcgacgatgatgctggTTGCAGCTGTCGGTGTCACTAGTGCCAGTGCACTCTGCAGAGCTGATGTAGGAGAACCCCATGGGGAAGAGAAATGATCTGCCGGGATCTTGTGGGTGACGTATTGCGTTCCAGTCTTTGTCCGTTTCAAATGCGTCAGGTAGGTATTGAGCTGAAGAATGGTTACCTACGTACGGTGTAGAAGACGGCGGTCATCGGGAAAGGCAGGagagtcggagtcggagatATCTGCCTACTCAGGTTCCTGCGAGGACCTGGCGGTTTGGTATGACGACAGTGGAGGCACGAAGCGATGTCTAAGCTGGGGATCAACAGCGACGAGCAGGCTACTGTACAAAGGTGGTT
This region of Aspergillus puulaauensis MK2 DNA, chromosome 5, nearly complete sequence genomic DNA includes:
- a CDS encoding uncharacterized protein (COG:S;~EggNog:ENOG410PPZV;~InterPro:IPR037738); translation: MSSTLSPLTSTSPSPPPASSFTSYFDSLTRKRQQKKMSITQTYYLAHTARRKLTREASRADHDLRLLVGHANLLDTLMVDLADAEQEQERWFNQTVSGATKGSYRPEHQHIQWAETVVEEPEEDWDPEDLSDEDSDLSEEEDSDFEDDYTPIRRRAPSPAAVITETELEEDYDSSDSDSDSEFEYDDAEDLDELALTRSPSRQTPPELSHDEDEESEDDSMPPSPPQPVLETFDEKQAHTTEIALSDSDFEHRYYVPQAQQPMIEAC
- a CDS encoding pectate lyase (CAZy:PL3;~COG:G;~EggNog:ENOG410PK1F;~InterPro:IPR012334,IPR004898,IPR011050;~PFAM:PF03211;~SECRETED:SignalP(1-17);~go_component: GO:0005576 - extracellular region [Evidence IEA];~go_function: GO:0030570 - pectate lyase activity [Evidence IEA]) — protein: MLSKIALASSMIPVALACLGYEGGLPQHTAHHSNSAPIEIAAGQTFDAGWAKYDRGSGACTSGEGGNDDAVFILRSGATLKNVIIGKDQKEGVHCEGPCTLEFVWFEDVCEDAITVRGDSAGQESWIIGGGAYHASDKVVQHNGCGTVNIINFYAEDYGKVYRSCGNCSSQCKRNVYVEGTTAYNGGEIVGINLNYGDTATLKNVCTDADHPCVFYDGCSNSCEPQKVGYCSG